In Capricornis sumatraensis isolate serow.1 chromosome 16, serow.2, whole genome shotgun sequence, a genomic segment contains:
- the COMMD9 gene encoding COMM domain-containing protein 9 isoform X2, translated as MAALTAENFAALQSLLKASSKDVVRQLCQESFSSSALGSKNLLDVMCSSLSVTQEEAEQLLQALHRLTRLAVFRDLSSAEAILALFPENFHQNLKNLLTKIILEHVLSAAPGGPGLEGGHQNLLRQHQPHGRPHLFAPDEDPGRSQSVWGQALRVGRHRGAE; from the exons ATGGCCGCGCTGACGGCGGAGAACTTCGCAGCTCTGCAGAGCCTACTGAAG GCCTCCTCGAAAGATGTTGTCAGACAGCTGTGCCAAGAGAGCTTTTCCAGCTCAGCCCTTGGCTCCAAGAACCTCTTGGATGTTATGTGTTCCAGCTTGTCCGTGACCCAGGAGGAGGCAGAACAA CTGCTCCAAGCCCTGCACCGCCTCACCAGGCTGGCCGTGTTCCGTGACCTCTCCTCCGCCGAGGCAATTCTGGCACTCTTTCCTGAAAATTTCCACCAAAACCTCAAAAACCTGCTGACAAAAATCATCCTGGAACACGT TCTCTCTGCCGCGCCTGGTGGACCTGGACTGGAGGGTGGACATcaaaacctcctcagacagcaTCAGCCGCATGGCCGTCCCCACCTGTTTGCTCCAGATGAAG atccaggaagatcccagtcTGTGTGGGGACAGGCCCTCCGTGTCGGCCGTCACCGTGGAGCTGAGTAA
- the COMMD9 gene encoding COMM domain-containing protein 9 isoform X3: protein MAALTAENFAALQSLLKLLQALHRLTRLAVFRDLSSAEAILALFPENFHQNLKNLLTKIILEHVSAWRAEAQASQISLPRLVDLDWRVDIKTSSDSISRMAVPTCLLQMKIQEDPSLCGDRPSVSAVTVELSKETLDTMLDGLGRIRDQLSAVASK from the exons ATGGCCGCGCTGACGGCGGAGAACTTCGCAGCTCTGCAGAGCCTACTGAAG CTGCTCCAAGCCCTGCACCGCCTCACCAGGCTGGCCGTGTTCCGTGACCTCTCCTCCGCCGAGGCAATTCTGGCACTCTTTCCTGAAAATTTCCACCAAAACCTCAAAAACCTGCTGACAAAAATCATCCTGGAACACGT ATCTGCTTGGAGAGCTGAAGCCCAAGCGAGTCAGA TCTCTCTGCCGCGCCTGGTGGACCTGGACTGGAGGGTGGACATcaaaacctcctcagacagcaTCAGCCGCATGGCCGTCCCCACCTGTTTGCTCCAGATGAAG atccaggaagatcccagtcTGTGTGGGGACAGGCCCTCCGTGTCGGCCGTCACCGTGGAGCTGAGTAAGGAGACACTGGACACGATGTTAGACGGGCTGGGCCGCATTCGGGACCAGCTGTCCGCCGTGGCCAGCAAGTGA
- the COMMD9 gene encoding COMM domain-containing protein 9 isoform X1, whose amino-acid sequence MAALTAENFAALQSLLKASSKDVVRQLCQESFSSSALGSKNLLDVMCSSLSVTQEEAEQLLQALHRLTRLAVFRDLSSAEAILALFPENFHQNLKNLLTKIILEHVSAWRAEAQASQISLPRLVDLDWRVDIKTSSDSISRMAVPTCLLQMKIQEDPSLCGDRPSVSAVTVELSKETLDTMLDGLGRIRDQLSAVASK is encoded by the exons ATGGCCGCGCTGACGGCGGAGAACTTCGCAGCTCTGCAGAGCCTACTGAAG GCCTCCTCGAAAGATGTTGTCAGACAGCTGTGCCAAGAGAGCTTTTCCAGCTCAGCCCTTGGCTCCAAGAACCTCTTGGATGTTATGTGTTCCAGCTTGTCCGTGACCCAGGAGGAGGCAGAACAA CTGCTCCAAGCCCTGCACCGCCTCACCAGGCTGGCCGTGTTCCGTGACCTCTCCTCCGCCGAGGCAATTCTGGCACTCTTTCCTGAAAATTTCCACCAAAACCTCAAAAACCTGCTGACAAAAATCATCCTGGAACACGT ATCTGCTTGGAGAGCTGAAGCCCAAGCGAGTCAGA TCTCTCTGCCGCGCCTGGTGGACCTGGACTGGAGGGTGGACATcaaaacctcctcagacagcaTCAGCCGCATGGCCGTCCCCACCTGTTTGCTCCAGATGAAG atccaggaagatcccagtcTGTGTGGGGACAGGCCCTCCGTGTCGGCCGTCACCGTGGAGCTGAGTAAGGAGACACTGGACACGATGTTAGACGGGCTGGGCCGCATTCGGGACCAGCTGTCCGCCGTGGCCAGCAAGTGA